In the genome of Bradyrhizobium ottawaense, the window GCACACGGCGGAGGCCCTGCCCGAGCTGCTCAAGCGCCTGAAGGCGGGTGGCTACAAGGTGGTGGCGATGCGCGCCAAATTCCCGGCCTCGTCGCTGCCCGAATACGACCAGGAGCTGCTCAAGGACGCCAAGCTGCCGACGGTGAGCCAGCGCCCGGTCAATTCCGTGGTGACGACCGTTTCCGAATAGACGGCCATTGTCTTTCCGTATCGAAGGCTACGTCATCGTCTCGGCGGACGGCATGCTCGCCGACGCCGGCCACGTCATGCCCGACAGCCTGAAGTTCGACGGCGACAAGCTGTTCTTCGAGCAGGCGCTCGATCGCGCCGCGCTGATCGTGCACGGCCGCAACTCGCATGAGCAGCAGCCGAATTCGCCGAAGCGCAAGCGGCTGATCCTGACCCGCAAGATCAAGGCGCTCTCCGTCGATCCGGAGATGCCGAACGCAACGCTGTGGAATCCGAAACAGGCGAGCTTCGAGGAGGCCTGCGCCTTTGCCGATGTCGCCTCCGGCATGGTCGCCATCATCGGCGGCCCCGCCGTGTTCGAGATGTTCATGGGCCGCTACGATACCTTCTGGCTGTCGGAAGCCCCGCATGTGCGCCTGCCCGGCGGCGAAGGCTGCTTCGTCGGCGTGCCCCAGCGGAGCCCGCATGAGGTGCTGGCGTCGCACGGCCTGAAGCCGGGCACGCCGTATCTGCTCGACGCGGCGCATGAGGTGACTGTGACACCCTGGCGCCGAACGTAGGCCGTCAGACGTCCCCGTACGCCGCCTCGGCCGGACGCGTGGTGCGGCCGTATCCCATGATCATGAACAAGGCGCCGATGATCGAAAGGTTCTTCAGCGCGTCGACCACCATCTTCGCGTTGTCGGGCGGCGCCTGGTTCCAAAAATCGTCGAACAGCACGGTCGCGACCGCGACATAGACGATCAGCAGCATCGCGAAGAACCGCGCGCCGAAATTCAGCGCGATC includes:
- a CDS encoding dihydrofolate reductase, producing the protein MSFRIEGYVIVSADGMLADAGHVMPDSLKFDGDKLFFEQALDRAALIVHGRNSHEQQPNSPKRKRLILTRKIKALSVDPEMPNATLWNPKQASFEEACAFADVASGMVAIIGGPAVFEMFMGRYDTFWLSEAPHVRLPGGEGCFVGVPQRSPHEVLASHGLKPGTPYLLDAAHEVTVTPWRRT